The segment AATGCTAAACACTCTGAACAGAAGACATCAAATAGCACCAATTGTTTAATCTTCCAAAAGCAGCAGTGATTTAGACATAAAACAAGAGcagctgaaataaataaacaactccTCTTGCCAGCATCAATTTGGGCAATAACTGTATGAACGATGGGCTGATGAAAAGATGTGACCTGCAAGAGCTCAATCAATATGAGCCTTGCAGATTATGCTGGAAATTAAATGAGCTGGGACGTGGACTTAACCACAcagcacatttgaaaataacACTCCTTCAGATTACTCATCATAGAGATTTTGGCCATCAAACTGGGATGAGAGAAATGTGTAATGCTAGTAAGGACCATGTTTTGtcaaattgtcaaaaaaaatgtgttctaaTCTATTAAACTTCAGAGGGAAATGTTCAGATTATTCCACTACAGgtataaacatttaatgtataATGTTGACAGTTGGAGCCTCAAACTGCAGTTTGGACTACCAGAATAAAACGGTTAAAAGTTTTCCATGAGCACatagtttaaaatgtgtcatatcAACATTTTTAGAGTGAAGTAGTTTCATCAAGCAACAGATTTAGAAGTTTAGACCAAACGCTATGAGAACAGAACATTAGTGATATATTGTTTTGTAGAATCCAAATCAATGCTATGACAACAACCTTTATTTTTTGCAGTCATAACCAAATGCTTTCTGGGTCTAGACCACATTGTCGCTAAAATACTACCACACACAGTTGTAATTGtgttctctctcacacttttGTTAAGACCTAGAGTGagattatggggacttgtcttccttatggtgATATTAATCAAGTCCCTATAAAGCACATCATTAAATTTTAAGCTGATGAAGTCATGACggaacttgtgtgtgtttgtgtgggtgatTGATGGATTATGCTGCCACCGAGCAGAGATCTGTGGCAATAAATTATTGCATGCTGCTATCATGGAGCTGTGATGTTGCCCACCACCTTGTGAAGCCTCATTTCACACAGCATTATAAGCCAACAAATAGCCAGAAAATCTCTCAAGAAAGGAACTTTTGAGGGTTTTGGGTTGCTGGGTACCAGAGTCTGTGTGACTGAGGGAAGCTGTGGATTGGAGTGAGTGAGACCACCACCGCTCATGCGAAAGACCTGTCTTTGAGCAGCCTGTACTGGTAAATGCCAAGCTCAAAGTACCGCTGCGGTCTGTGGAGGTAATGAACCCAAAGTGAACCACAAGCATACTGTCCTGTGACAAGAATAGTAGTGTTATAACGATCAAGAGGCGATCTCAGTAATAAAGAGCCATGGTAGAAAGCATCATGTTCACTATGTCAGTAACAGCGTGACCTGAACATTTGCAGATTACGTTTGCATTTAGCAGATGATTTTAtccttgatttaaaaaagaggaataagctacatagaagtagtcttggaaagaactccactaaaTAGAAACAGTGGgctgatagagggtgagagtgccgaggtggatccaagtgcagaaggagatagTGCAGTGGAAGAGGGgagggtaagtgctaggacagaagatgcccttggaagagctgggttttctgAATTGTCTTGTGCGGGTCAATCCTGCTGTGGGGTCCCATCAAAGCTGCACTGGATAGGTGAGCTTGCATCAAAAACGCTAGTGCTACGGAGACAAACTGGGAGCCAATTTACACCTTTGACACACATTTCATCAATCATTCATGTGATTAATGCAAGAAAATCTAAGGTTAATCCAGACGTTTCAGACAGGGACTGTTCCATTTATAATTCACCACATAGTCTGTAGTGACCGGCAGTGTTATGTAGGCTCGTCATTCTACCACTTGGGTAGGCAGTGGTGAAGTGGGCCCTCCACTAACCCAACACCAGGGGTTAAAACTGCTGGTTTCAAGCCACACAAGAGAAGGAAAGAGCTATACAAATGCAGATTCACTTTTTACATAGACTTCTCTAGGCTAGCActattgcctcacagcaagaaggtcaacAGTTTGAATCCTGGTTCGACCAAAGGccttgtgtggagtttgcatcttctccctttttgtgtgtgtgtgtgtgtgtgtgtgtgtgtgtgttttctctgggtactccAGTCTCCTCTCACAGTCTAAAAACAAGCCGAGGCTAATTGACAGTAGTGTGTCAGAGTGAATTGTTGTTCATGTGTATTTTTGCcacgatggactggcaacctgtccagagtgtgccctgcctttcaccctatgtcagctgggattggctccagctcccctgcgaacctcatgtagaggatagaGTGGTAGATTTCTCTAGTTAAACTGTTTGCATCTGTCTCCACTTGGCTGTCGCAGGGTTTTCAACCATAGAACACTAACGTTCACTTTTGTATCACCATCACTAACGCTTGGTATATTTTACCTGATATAATATGCCTGAATAAAAATACTTCTTATtataatatccatccatccatcatctaccgctttatcctccaccggagggtcgtgggggggtgctgtgccaatttcagctgacatagagcgacaGGTgtcacctacggtcaatttagagtgattAATTTAACTAATCcccctgtttttggactgtgggaggaagccggagaaaacccacgcacacacggggagaacatgcgaACTCCATGCAggatcttcttgctgcaaaggcaagtgtcttattaaaatatattaaagtaaaacaatacaTGGCAAATACTTTTCAAAGtactcttcttttatttccaaaCATTCAACatctcataaaacaaaaaaggcatcATTGGAGGACCCTATACAAAGCTTCTAAAATTAGTGAACGTTAACCAAAAATacccccaccaaaaaaaaatgatggagCTGGGAACTTGTTATTTGGTCTACCCCTTCCTGGGATATGTGAGCCTTGTGAGGTGAAGGCACAGCATCCCTGCATCACTGACAACTGTGGGAGAGATAAACAAACAAGGGCATTTTTTGAgagataaaatacaaaataaccgtcagttgatatttattcataacCTTACACTAAATAAGGATTGCATGCACATTGCAGTACCACTGTAACTTACCTTATGCCTTTCATACAGTCAGTACATGCAGGGCAGTAGTGGAGAGGGCGCACCGGTCGATGGCAGACGTGACACCTGCGTCTTGTCTTCCTGTCCGAGCCTGTTGGGCAGTCAGTCCCCTTAGTGAGGACTAGGGGACCTCTGGTTTTTGTTGTCACTGGTCTTGCCACCTGCAGCAGTGACAGGTGTAGGGTAGATGAGGACTCTGAGTTGACAAGATAGACTTGAAGAGGGGAGCCTCTGCTCTGCCCATGGCTTGATTAGTGTCAGTGTCAAAGCCTCCTCTTCATGGCATTCTCTTATGATCCATGAGGATATCACACCAGCGTTCATCATACCATAGAACACACACAGTGGCCACCTCTTGGTTTGCCGGCCAGGTTTTACTCACCTGTATGCTTGTGTGCTGCATATGAATAATGTCTTTAAATGGAAAATTGAAAGATTTATATGATCCAATCATGCAAAAGACATGTATTAGCTtttcaacagcaacaacacgATACCTTTAGTGAGAGAATAAGGAAATGTATGTAGGAAACATGGAACATTACTTTTCTCACAGTACCGGTGCACACAGGAGAAAATGAGCAGGACAGTGGAAAAGTACATGTGTTCCTGTTCTAATGGAGCACATATGATAGGTTGACACATTGTACTTGTGACTCACAAGTGATGGACAGCAGTGTTGTCAGCGGGTAAACTAGATGACCATGGTTTTTTTAATCCCACATATCCAAAGCTTCACTGTCAGAatgcaaacaaaacagtttcAAACTAGTTTGTATTTCTCAGCTGTCGATGTTTAACCTCATgattgtatgttttattcagTAATTCATAAATGATGGGGTGCAACTCGTTATGTGAGAGGCTCTCTGCAGATGCACAAAACCACAGTGTCTAATATATTCCATGGAACTCTCCACTGGCCAAAAGCTATATAATACAGAAGCCCGTGGTCCCCGTGGGCTTAATTATAGAGCCAGTAACAAATCTTAAACAATCTAAACCTGTCAGATACAAATAATTGACCTCATGAATAATTGGTCAGCTGTCAGTGAACAGTAAAGTTGCTGTCATGCtaaaatcactcactcattagTCACTCATTTCCATATTGTGGCCTTAGAGCAATAAACAGACACGCGCACTTTTCTTTGTCTAGTTTTTGCTCAAAATATAAAAGTTTGACTGATTCTCTCCTGAATTTTCAACAAGAATTCCGACAAAACACAGTTCCCCGCATGTCAAGGGCCATCATCATTACGCTGCTGTGTGTTgcataacaataacaaacaattgAATTACCGGTATGTCGCGTATGAAGGTAAAAGTGACTCAAACTGCCAAAAAAAGTTGGTGTAATCATAGAAGTAATGGAATAATGTCATACAAACTGGGGACGAGCTATCCTCAAAGGTATTTCACTCAGACATTCAAGACCCCGACTCGCTGTTCTGTGGTCTGGGAGTGAGCATTGTTGTTCGCTGCATATCAAGGACCAATGTATTCCTTTTTTCTCATGACATGCACATCAGCTGTGCTGCTCATGGGACACCAACTACAGAGTTAGTCAAGGATTAAGACCCAgttctaaataaatacaggagCCATCATGTATGCGACGGCAAGAAGAAACCAGAATAAATCATCTGATACACACAGTGCATGACAGCTGCTGACACAAGTAGTCAGTGCTACTGAGTTACTGGCGGCGTTAGGAATTTTAAAAAGGCTGGTTTAAATGCAGAGGGGCTGAAGTTTCACCACTCTGAATGTTAACCATCTtcatattattcttttttttccaccaataTTTTGACAAATTGACGTTATTTATTGCACAGGATGAAATTGTATGCATAACAAAGCTCACCAGGCCTCTACATTTGTCACATCTAACTCCAgcatgtgttattgttttgcgAGCACATTTTCAAGTTCAGGTACAAGTTCAGAAACAAATTTCAGAGAtatatgattgttttttttacttcagttgCTTTAGTTGctgtttaattaacattttttgtCTGCAGGCATTACCTGATATATGAGATTATAAGTAGAATCTTGTTAAACTACTAATgtaaataaatctttttaatgactttatgATTAAAATGAGCAATCCTCTTGAACCACAGCCAGTTGACTTTAAATGCCTTAAATGGTGCAGAGGTTCTACAGAAGGCGAGCGCATGAGGAGCAGCCGCAGGTGGCGTACAAAAGAAACCAGTCTggagaaacaggaagtcaacgaGATAATAACGAGTTGATCGATGGCGTTgtccatccgtccattttctaccacttcatcctccacaggagggttgcggcgggtgctgtgctaatctcagctgacatagggcgataggtggagTCACAacccagagacaaacaaaccattcacatctactgtcaatttagagggaccaatttacctaatgcccatattgcatgtttttggccttGATGGCGGTGTATTTAGgcaaaacacttttttccaAACACTGTCACCTTCTCTCGTTTACAcgtttgagttttgtttttacacctgAACAACTATTTTCACCTTCAAGGCAGGCAAGTAAATCAGCATGTTGTAAAAACACATATGCAAAACCAGCCTAACACGCTACCAAGAGAAGCTACCTGCCAACTGAAACCCTGCAaagtacaaagaaaacaagtgctgtctttttttccttttctctcaaTCAGCAGTCAAagagaagcaaaaacaacatgcaCCTTACGCAGTGACATACTGTAAATCATAAATTGTGTCTTACCTTTGCTGCTGTTTCatcaaaataactttttaagTTTGAGTCAAAAGCTCCACTGCACTCTGCTAATCCAATGATACTGTGGTACTGTGAAATGATTCCAGGCAAATTTCACTGGTTTTGACTTCCAGCTGTGAAATAGGTCCCCCACTGAGAGGTCAGTCCAGTTTGCTCCCAACACAGCAGACTGACTGAAATAAGGTGCTTTAATGATGCCTTTTGCTCAAATATTGAAATCAGGTGCTGATCACTTGAATTGACCAATGACAGCAGAAGCACATGGGGAAAGACTGAATACTACAGGTGTTAGTGATTTCCCAAGAATGGAATGGATACTTATTAGTAACATATATATTCAATTAAATGAGTTTTGTAGTTAGAAACCATTTGGCACAGATTGTGCTTTAAGGAAATTCACTTAAAATTGTCTTATTTACTCTTATAACTGCGATCTTTGGGATTTTTTAGTGTGTTACATCATCATTTACTCTGACCCAGTACTGACGCTTACATATAACTTGTGTTTACACACTTtcaatcaatacattttttttgtatataccTTGTAATAGTTGTACAGATGTTCTCCATGCCCTCCTACTCCAAGAAATTTGACTCTGGTTAAAAAATggtaatatttttatttccaaagaccatcttaaatgcaaaaaaaaaagcaaatgtcaAGATTGTTGGTGTAaattttcataattaataataaaacactttgTTATTTTCCTGCGCTATTGCCCttctgtgtgacatttaaattaCCAAGGGCTGGCGTGTCAACAGTCAAAGGCAGCCTTATTAtatgcacattttttaaaaggtgaACACATCGCGTTGAAATGAAGCTTTTTATATCGACTTCAGCAGCTCATTAAGATTCTGCACTGATGAAATCAGCATTTAGATGTGGCCACGGGCTCTGCTGGTGATGGACTTGTCACTACTCAAGTGAAGGATAGAGAGCAAGGgaacttttctccttttttttttaaataggtcTCCCATCAGTCTTTACTGACAGTCAAAACATGACTGGGCTTTCTAGTCAAATAGTCAAATATGTTGAAAGCTATCAGGCTGGCTTTGAATGTGGAAAGTTCAAGTGAAAtagtccagtttttttttttttaagactacttttgttgtttttttctcagtgaACAGTTTATCATAATATATAATGATGAATTATACTAGAATATGTGGCATCCAGAAGCTTATGTTGTCCTTTGACTGTGCATCTCAAGACAAACTGCACAATTTTACAATACTTCTGCATTGTAGAGCTAAAATGAGCTGCCACTGCCATCTGGTGGACAAATAGAGTCACTACCAGACAGTAAGacacatttcactttcacatcTTCAGGTACATCCTCTGAGTGTGCACTGCATATTACTGCTGGAGTAAAAAGTACAGAATTGTTTACATTAAAATTCAATTCAGCATTTATGTACCATACAATAAAATGCTCAAGTTGAATAACAAGTGCCTCATATTTGCCAAAGAACACTAATAAGAGCACTACATATAAAATTAACAGGTAGTTTATTTACAATTTCTTCATTAACCCAGTCATttctgacatgaatttaaagtTTGGGGTCTGCATCCTGTGGCTCTAGAGCCGCATGTGACTCTGcagcccctctgcagtggctccctttaacactgaagaaaaaacaatgtgtttatttgtattaatttgCCAAAAGGCGAGGTCTACTTAAGTCCTCAGGGAGTGTTGTTGCagacaattacattttaagaaCATAGCATAATTGATGCAATATACAGAACTACTACACAAAGTGCGTTGGCAGTAAGTGTTTATCTACCATTCTCTTAGGCTACTTATGTACTATTCCTCAAGGAAtatattactaaattaataaattagCAATAAAACAACTATGGTGAACAAAACATTAATTATCAAGAGAGTTGCACCCCAGCTGCAGTTATATATAAGGTGTGCTGCACCTGTGgcaataaatgaatatttattaaCACAAAACTGCTTACCTTCAGCCAGCAGTTTCCTGAACTGATGTTTTCTGATAGGTGCATGAGCGATCCAGCGTATTTCTGTTGTACGCATACACATTACCCCCAGTCATTTTGTTTGGTATGAAACCATaaacattgtgacattttttttttatttacatgtaatgCCACTActggctttatttattttgctctttatgttgtgaaaactgtttgaagaaacaaaatacaacGAGGCTctgaacatttcaaatgttgttATTCTCCTTaacttgcaaaatcaaaaaaaacaaaccaaccaaactaAAAACCACAATACAAGCCAAACCGTGGGCTTGTTGAACTGTTGCACCccttatgtatttatttatttattttcatttggctcAAAATGGCTCTTTTTATACTGAAGGTTGCAGACCTTTAGAGAACTCCTTTTCAGTTTACCGTACTGTCTCTTTAACGCGTTTTCCCTGTAGCGCTTTTGGACTCTATCGCTTTCCGTTATTCCAGGAAGTGTACGCACTACGCAGTGCTAACTTTAGCTGGTCTGAATTTACATTCTGACTTTCATTGTTCGTCGTGGGCTAAAACAGCCAGTAAACATGTCTGGAGGGACTCGTCTGGAGAACGCAAACCCGGTCATTTTCCAGCGGTCTGGAGAGAGACTGTTGACGGCGTCAGATGAGGATGAAGACGTCCATGATCCGATCGACGACAGAGAAATATTCGATATCCTGTCATAACTTCCGttagttttctctctctggttttaTTAACATACAGCAAATTGTGCACTTCGTAAACTGTATGACAAATGTATGGCCAGTTTGTTTAGTTCAGCATAGtctatttatattattatatattataaatgtagAGGAATCGGCTTCATGTACACATAAACTATTGATCTTTGGAATTTAGACATTTGTCATTCAGTAATTGACAGTTGATTGTTTTGAACCAGTAGTTTAATAAAAGGCACAGTAAATGTTACTCTATACGGTACTTTCCGGTGAATATAACTATAGCTGTTTTAAATAGCATCACTCTATTTAATGGTTTTTTTGAACAGTAGCTATTTTGACGTGTTTTAGCATGTGTCACTGATCACAATAACGATTGCTCTTCGTGAAGAAACGTGAGTCagcctcattatataattccatcTCTCAAGCTTTGGCTCTTTGACAATCTTGAATTCAAGCTTATAAGCAGATGTGATAAGGTGCATATTTGATTTCATTATATTATTGAAATTGCATAACTTCAGATGAGGCAGGACAGGTGTTGTTATGTTGTCTTGAATTCTTTAACTAAAGTTACATCTGATCAGAGCCATCAACGACCCAGAGCATCCTCTGTCTCTGGAAGAACTCAATGTGGTGGAGCAAGTCAGAGTCAAGGTATCACAgtacattcatatttttcctgGTTTGTCATTGTTTCCCTCCAGGTTTATTAGAATGTGAACAGGGGAGAGGAAGATAACTACAGCCTTTACTCCCTctcctttgttatttttaaattacaggAGAAAAGTTAACTAACATTCACAATTCAACCTTTATCAGCAAATTACTCATTGTCCTCTCCATCCTAATGTCTTAAATAAATACTCTGACCCTGAAAGCAATTTTTAACAAATTAAGTAAACTCTTTAAGGCATTCTGTAAGTAGAAGTATGTTGTTTTTGAAGTATCTATCTGTTTGTCTTTATCACAGGTGAATGATGCAGAGAATACAGTGGGTGTTGAGTTCACACCCACAATCCCTCACTGCAGCATGGCAACACTCATTGGTCTGTCAATCAAAGTCAAGCTGCTACGCTCCCTGCCAGCCAGGTTCAAAgtacgtttgtgtgttttggctgAAGAGATGTACATTTAACACCACTCCTTTTGAGTCTTTTTGTTAATCTAAACACAATATTGTGACACATCTatgtgagttttattttgaaggtccaCTCTAAATGCAgaggtgtttttctgtttctgctcagATTGATGTTCACATCACTCCTGGGACTCATGCGTCAGAGGAAGCAGgtaacaaaatcaaaacaatcatAGCAAGTCAGATGGGATAGTCGCAGTATTATTTACTCACCAATATTCCTTGTGtgctttcctgtttttattctgGTCACCATGagttacactgtaaacaaaagtATTCTAGTGTAATAGTTACTGCTCATTTGTGAATGTGTTGGTATATTGTGtgagatgttgttgttttcctctgtgcagTGAACAAACAGCTggcagacaaagagagagtggCTGCAGCTCTGGAGAACTCCTCGCTGCTTGAGGTGGTCAACCAGTGTCTGACCAACAGGAGCATCTGAGCAGCCTATCATCTTCATTTGTGCCTTCTTCATTCAGCCTTGAATGTATTTTCAACGGTCAGATCTGTTTGGCTCTTTCTTTGACAAGTGAGATGTGTCAGCCaagctgtctctctgtctgtccacataCCGTATCACCTCACTGATGAACAGCTCTGACTTGTGGACACTTTCTGATCCtgcaaaacaaagtcacagtttGTTTTAGAAGTACAGGGAAAGAAACCATGTTGACAACTGTGTCCACCCACAGAGAATACTGCAGAAGGGAGAGATTATTCAAATTGTGAATTTGGGGGGAAATAAATTCTCCTATTTAGATTTATATTAGAAGATACCGCCCTTTCTTATATAGTATATTGTCACATGAGAAAACAATTGGGACTCATCTGCTTAGAGACTGTTCAGACACTTGTTTTCTGTACATTATTTTAATccttcaaaaatgtaattaaatgtaatttaaattaaatgatgataatatttgTGTTCTTGATCCTTCTCTCTAAACTCGAAGATTTCCATTGATAAGTGAATAGTCTTGacttaatcattttaaacaatatgtaTATGGTTATGCACCTTTAGTCTGCTGGTGTTGGTCCAAAAACTCCATATACATCATAAAATGTACAAAGACAGCAAAGTAGTAGAGAAGGGTGCAGAGGTAATGATCATAGACCTAACAagataaaatatgcaaacaacCACCGGTGTCAATCCATGCGTGGGACCTATGGTGGGCAATAAAGTCTCTgagaggaaaagggaaaatTAAGTTATCAGACACTAACTTTACAGCATTTACTCAATTAAACAGGCTGTCAGTAAGATATCTGACCTTAATCCACCTCTATCtagttattaaattaaaaaaacaagttgacaTTTACCATCCATGGTGCAAACTGCCTGTGTAACGTCCATATAATTCCACTAGGTGGTGACATTGTCCTACTCGTGCCAATTGTCTCCAGCTGTGGAGGGAGACAATGTGGTGAAATTTCTGTGCACACAGCAGAGACTAGTCCTACATGTTTTTCCACACACTCCCACCTCATTCACTCCACTAAACACATCTAAATGTCTTTAAGTCTTACTCAACCAGTTAAAATATTGCCTAAAGTCTTCCATAACTGAATAAAATGGTGATACAGTAATAAGAACTGTTTCCTCGGATATTTGACTTACAGAACCATGAAACCATGTTAAAGTTCACACTGTTGTGTAAGTtatggtgagaaaaaaaacaccaaaacaagtTTAGAGACTATTATTACCTTAGTGCAGTTgtataacataaataacatatgTAACTATTTATTTTCAGAGTATGATCTacatttttgagaaaaaaatacagattagtaacaaataaaaacaaacttcttaGTGCCAAACACACTATGCCTAttacagacacatttatttgttggGAGGAAGTAATAGCTTTTCCTGGGGCtcgactaaaaaaaaacagattttttttctgtctctcacttgTTCCACATCTGGAAAAATTGCATCACAGCTAATACCCCGGATAAGAAACCCAGACGGCACAGCTGCATTAGCAGAAGCCAGAGTCCTGCAGAATCACagtta is part of the Solea senegalensis isolate Sse05_10M linkage group LG15, IFAPA_SoseM_1, whole genome shotgun sequence genome and harbors:
- the ciao2b gene encoding cytosolic iron-sulfur assembly component 2B; this translates as MSGGTRLENANPVIFQRSGERLLTASDEDEDVHDPIDDREIFDLIRAINDPEHPLSLEELNVVEQVRVKVNDAENTVGVEFTPTIPHCSMATLIGLSIKVKLLRSLPARFKIDVHITPGTHASEEAVNKQLADKERVAAALENSSLLEVVNQCLTNRSI